Proteins encoded by one window of Panicum virgatum strain AP13 chromosome 7N, P.virgatum_v5, whole genome shotgun sequence:
- the LOC120681400 gene encoding uncharacterized protein LOC120681400, which yields MCSFGSRILPRPGDSHLCYVGGETRVVSFLWAVASFATLVAALAKVAPALFALELPRSSLKYLVPRDDLDSLISASPDNDIADELDRLHYEAAAAAVARLLRLMPRAD from the coding sequence ATGTGCAGCTTCGGCAGCCGCATCCTGCCGCGCCCGGGGGACAGCCACCTATGCTACGTCGGCGGGGAGACCCGCGTCGTGTCCTTCCTGTGGGCCGTGGCCTCCTTCGCCACCCTCGTCGCCGCGCTCGCCAAGGTCGCCCCAGCCCTCTTCGCCCTGGAGCTGCCTCGCTCGTCGCTCAAGTACCTGGTGCCCCGGGACGACCTCGACTCACTCATCTCCGCCAGCCCCGACAACGAcatcgccgacgagctcgaccgCCTCCActacgaggccgccgccgccgccgtcgccaggcTGCTCCGACTCATGCCAAGGGCGGATTGA
- the LOC120681401 gene encoding cold shock-induced protein TIR1-like, with product MVEMGDLCASMSRMEENLRRMNEILDRMNGVAPPPSSSTASPSSTPTSAPLAAPASSTPASAQVAASASSTPASAQVAAPASSTPTSAQVAASPCAHPRRSSRAGTRGP from the coding sequence ATGGTGGAGATGGGTGATCTCTGCGCTTCGATGTCGAGGATGGAGGAGAATTTGCGGCGGATGAACGAGATCCTGGATCGCATGAATGGAGTCGCGCCGCCCCCGTCGTCAAGCACGGCATCACCATCCTCGACTCCGACctcggcgccgctcgccgcaccgGCGTCCTCGACTCCGGCCTCGGCGCAGGTCGCCGCATCGGCATCCTCGACTCCGGCCTCGGCGCAGGTCGCCGCACCAGCGTCCTCGACTCCGACCTCGGCGCAGGTCGCCGCCAGCCCCTGCGCCCACccccgccgctcctcccgcgCAGGCACACGGGGCCCGTAG
- the LOC120680646 gene encoding transcription repressor OFP13-like produces the protein MVKKLALTSLFFNTSETTISSSTSMSAASFSTAASWQWPSCTQAKTLSFRRDSPGMVSMRQDSNKHEEEYKTTLNPAYALDYPYPAAADCSSYSSLSDSSATLLSTAPEPVKPAAVSDADELIIHGLRSNSRLFFEPESTSSIVKKQRGAAAFDGATVLAIESADPYGDFRRSMEEMVLSHGVSDWVWLEEMLGWYLRANGKKTHGLIVGAFVDLLVALASSSSSAPSPACSSGFRLRTAESYSSACKERQTARSG, from the coding sequence ATGGTCAAGAAGCTCGCGCTCACCTCCCTCTTCTTCAACACCAGCGAGACGACAATTTCCTCTTCCACCTCCATGTCCGCCGCCTCCTTCAGCACGGCGGCGTCGTGGCAGTGGCCGTCTTGCACGCAGGCAAAGACGCTCTCCTTCCGGCGCGACAGCCCGGGGATGGTGTCCATGCGCCAGGACAGCAACAAGCACGAGGAGGAGTACAAGACGACCCTGAACCCGGCCTACGCCCTCGATTACCCgtacccggccgccgccgactgcaGTAGCTACTCCAGCCTCTCCGACTCCTCCGCGACCCtcctctccacggcgccggaGCCGGTGAAACCAGCCGCCGTCTCGGACGCGGACGAGCTCATCATCCACGGCCTCCGGTCCAACAGCAGGCTCTTCTTCGAGCCCGAGTCCACGAGCTCCATCGTGAAGAAGCaacggggggcggcggcgttcgaCGGGGCCACGGTGCTGGCCATCGAGTCCGCCGACCCGTACGGCGACTTCCGGCGGTCCATGGAGGAGATGGTGCTGAGCCACGGCGTCAGCGACTGGGTCTGGCTGGAGGAGATGCTGGGCTGGTACCTCAGGGCCAACGGCAAGAAGACGCACGGCCTCATCGTGGGCGCCTTCGTGGACCTGCTCGTGgcgctcgcctcctcctcgtcctcggctCCCTCCCCtgcctgctcctccggcttcaGGCTGCGGACTGCAGAGTCGTATTCATCAGCCTGCAAAGAAAGGCAAACTGCTCGATCTGGGTAG